One window of the Sebastes umbrosus isolate fSebUmb1 chromosome 1, fSebUmb1.pri, whole genome shotgun sequence genome contains the following:
- the eif4ba gene encoding eukaryotic translation initiation factor 4Ba isoform X3 has protein sequence MAASGHEAKKKNKKGKTLTLTDFLAEDKGGSSNAPPSYPAKSTSWADETDDLDGDVTTSWHTDEDSYRAPAIDRSVLPTAPRSAREPNVDRSRLPRSPPYTAFLGNLPYDVTEDSIKDFFRGLAISAVRLPREPSNPERLKGFGYAEFDDVDSLLRALSLNEENLGNRRIRVDIADQSNDKERDNGSMGGRDRGGRMSDLGPDKTDTDWRARPSSDADDGPPKRDDAFGERPRGDRYESDRFRDGARQGNDRYDGGRDRFRDRYDDRDRRDYDRGGFDSRGGSGGGRRAFGSGFRRDYDDNRGSSDRYGGDRDRDRYGGDRGGERGGEREDRYERRDERREERGGGGGGPGEGEAGGQRPKLNLKPRSVPKEEEGSGGGGGGGGGGGSGGGSSSGGVSPAAAPSSGSRTSSIFGAAKPVDTAAKEREVEERLKKEEERLQRQLEEDKGRGGSDRKIRDRDPSWRTEESHPQRSRTGSESSQQGSTSGRGSRCRDNERSGENEVFSGREGEPSSPGTSPLPPSTICSKEPLKVMPAPPPKENAWAKRSAASTSSNEGDGRPPVSPVSPGGSAPPKLSSPSSADEIESGKDENKADGVRRDRGPPRARGGPAGPGAGRGRGEGPNRDRRKEADRKDNRRDRDSRPPPEPKKFGEPPTPKFSSASKYAALLMDGDQGDDAEDVE, from the exons TCACGACCTCGTGGCACACTGATGAGGATTCATACCGGGCACCGGCCATTGACCGGTCCGTCCTGCCCACAGCACCTCGCTCAGCTCGTGAACCCAATGTCGACCGGTCCCGACTGCCCCGCAGCCCGCCTTACACGGCCTTCCTGGGCAACCTACCCTATGATGTCACGGAGGACTCGATCAAAGACTTCTTCCGCGGCTTGGCA ATCAGTGCAGTGCGTCTGCCTCGAGAGCCCAGTAACCCAGAGAGGCTGAAGGGCTTTGGCTATGCTGAATTTGATGATGTGGACTCTCTCCTGAGGGCCCTGAGTCTCAATGAGGAG AACCTGGGAAACCGAAGGATCCGTGTAGATATTGCAGACCAGTCTAATGATAAAG AGAGAGACAACGGATCTATGGGAGGCAGAGACAGGGGTGGACGGATGTCGGACTTGGGGCCTGACAAGACGGACACTGACTGGAGGGCTCGGCCCAGTTCAGATGCCGACGATGGACCTCCCAAGAGAGATGATGCCTTTGGAGAGA GACCACGGGGGGACCGCTATGAGTCGGatcgtttcagagatggagcaCGGCAGGGCAATGACCGCTATGATGGAGGAAGAGACCGCTTCAGGGATCGCTATGACGACAGGGACCGTAGAGACTACGATAGAGGAG GTTTTGACTCTCGTGGTGGTAGTGGAGGAGGTCGTCGTGCCTTTGGCAGTGGCTTCCGTCGCGATTACGATGACAATCGGGGCAGCAGTGATCGTTATGGGGGTGACCGGGACCGGGATCGTTACGGGGGTGACCGTGGTGGGGAACGTGGTGGGGAACGTGAGGACCGGTACGAGAGAAGGGATGAGAGGCGCGAGGAAcgtggtggcggcggcggcggcccCGGAGAAGGTGAGG CTGGTGGGCAGAGACCCAAGTTGAACCTTAAGCCCCGTAGCGTGCCTAAGGAGGAGGAAGGtagcggtggcggcggcggtggtggtggtggcggcggtagtggtggcggcagcagcagtggtggtgTCTCCCCAGCTGCAGCTCCGAGCTCCGGCAGCAGGACCTCATCCATCTTTGGTGCGGCCAAGCCGGTTGACACAGCAGCCAAGGAGAGGGAGGTAGAGGAGAGGCtcaagaaagaggaagagaggctgcagaggcagctggaggaggacaaAGGCCGCGGCGGATCTGACCGAAAGATACGAGACAG GGATCCAAGCTGGCGCACTGAAGAATCTCATCCTCAGCGATCTCGCACAGGAAGTGAGTCTTCACAGCAAGGAAGTACTTCTGGAAGAG gCTCCCGGTGTCGAGATAACGAGCGCTCCGGGGAGAATGAGGTTTTCAGTGGGAGAGAAGGCGAGCCCTCCTCCCCCGGGACCTCACCGCTGCCCCCCTCTACCATCTGCTCCAAGGAGCCGCTGAAGGTGATGCCTGCTCCTCCTCCAAAGGAGAACGCCTGGGCCAAGAGAAGTGCAGCCAGCACAAGCTCTAACGAGGGTGATGGACGACCTCCAGTCTCTCCTGTCTCCCCAGGTGGTTCAGCTCCTCCCAAACTCAG CTCCCCGAGTTCTGCGGATGAAATAGAATCTGGAAAAG ATGAGAACAAGGCTGACGGTGTGCGCCGGGACCGGGGGCCCCCGCGGGCACGAGGGGGTCCTGCAGGGCCTGGAGCAGGGCGGGGCCGAGGAGAGGGGCCCAACAGAGACCGAAGAAAGGAGGCCGACAG AAAGGATAACAGAAGAGACCGAGACTCCAGACCACCCCCAGAGCCAAAGAAATTCGGAGAGCCCCCAACCCCC AAGTTCAGCTCAGCCAGTAAGTACGCCGCTTTGCTAATGGACGGAGACCAAGGAGACGACGCAGAGGACGTAGAATAG
- the eif4ba gene encoding eukaryotic translation initiation factor 4Ba isoform X4 produces the protein MAASAKKKNKKGKTLTLTDFLAEDKGGSSNAPPSYPAKSTSWADETDDLDGDVTTSWHTDEDSYRAPAIDRSVLPTAPRSAREPNVDRSRLPRSPPYTAFLGNLPYDVTEDSIKDFFRGLAISAVRLPREPSNPERLKGFGYAEFDDVDSLLRALSLNEENLGNRRIRVDIADQSNDKERDNGSMGGRDRGGRMSDLGPDKTDTDWRARPSSDADDGPPKRDDAFGERPRGDRYESDRFRDGARQGNDRYDGGRDRFRDRYDDRDRRDYDRGGFDSRGGSGGGRRAFGSGFRRDYDDNRGSSDRYGGDRDRDRYGGDRGGERGGEREDRYERRDERREERGGGGGGPGEGEAGGQRPKLNLKPRSVPKEEEGSGGGGGGGGGGGSGGGSSSGGVSPAAAPSSGSRTSSIFGAAKPVDTAAKEREVEERLKKEEERLQRQLEEDKGRGGSDRKIRDRDPSWRTEESHPQRSRTGSESSQQGSTSGRGSRCRDNERSGENEVFSGREGEPSSPGTSPLPPSTICSKEPLKVMPAPPPKENAWAKRSAASTSSNEGDGRPPVSPVSPGGSAPPKLSSPSSADEIESGKDENKADGVRRDRGPPRARGGPAGPGAGRGRGEGPNRDRRKEADRKDNRRDRDSRPPPEPKKFGEPPTPKFSSASKYAALLMDGDQGDDAEDVE, from the exons TCACGACCTCGTGGCACACTGATGAGGATTCATACCGGGCACCGGCCATTGACCGGTCCGTCCTGCCCACAGCACCTCGCTCAGCTCGTGAACCCAATGTCGACCGGTCCCGACTGCCCCGCAGCCCGCCTTACACGGCCTTCCTGGGCAACCTACCCTATGATGTCACGGAGGACTCGATCAAAGACTTCTTCCGCGGCTTGGCA ATCAGTGCAGTGCGTCTGCCTCGAGAGCCCAGTAACCCAGAGAGGCTGAAGGGCTTTGGCTATGCTGAATTTGATGATGTGGACTCTCTCCTGAGGGCCCTGAGTCTCAATGAGGAG AACCTGGGAAACCGAAGGATCCGTGTAGATATTGCAGACCAGTCTAATGATAAAG AGAGAGACAACGGATCTATGGGAGGCAGAGACAGGGGTGGACGGATGTCGGACTTGGGGCCTGACAAGACGGACACTGACTGGAGGGCTCGGCCCAGTTCAGATGCCGACGATGGACCTCCCAAGAGAGATGATGCCTTTGGAGAGA GACCACGGGGGGACCGCTATGAGTCGGatcgtttcagagatggagcaCGGCAGGGCAATGACCGCTATGATGGAGGAAGAGACCGCTTCAGGGATCGCTATGACGACAGGGACCGTAGAGACTACGATAGAGGAG GTTTTGACTCTCGTGGTGGTAGTGGAGGAGGTCGTCGTGCCTTTGGCAGTGGCTTCCGTCGCGATTACGATGACAATCGGGGCAGCAGTGATCGTTATGGGGGTGACCGGGACCGGGATCGTTACGGGGGTGACCGTGGTGGGGAACGTGGTGGGGAACGTGAGGACCGGTACGAGAGAAGGGATGAGAGGCGCGAGGAAcgtggtggcggcggcggcggcccCGGAGAAGGTGAGG CTGGTGGGCAGAGACCCAAGTTGAACCTTAAGCCCCGTAGCGTGCCTAAGGAGGAGGAAGGtagcggtggcggcggcggtggtggtggtggcggcggtagtggtggcggcagcagcagtggtggtgTCTCCCCAGCTGCAGCTCCGAGCTCCGGCAGCAGGACCTCATCCATCTTTGGTGCGGCCAAGCCGGTTGACACAGCAGCCAAGGAGAGGGAGGTAGAGGAGAGGCtcaagaaagaggaagagaggctgcagaggcagctggaggaggacaaAGGCCGCGGCGGATCTGACCGAAAGATACGAGACAG GGATCCAAGCTGGCGCACTGAAGAATCTCATCCTCAGCGATCTCGCACAGGAAGTGAGTCTTCACAGCAAGGAAGTACTTCTGGAAGAG gCTCCCGGTGTCGAGATAACGAGCGCTCCGGGGAGAATGAGGTTTTCAGTGGGAGAGAAGGCGAGCCCTCCTCCCCCGGGACCTCACCGCTGCCCCCCTCTACCATCTGCTCCAAGGAGCCGCTGAAGGTGATGCCTGCTCCTCCTCCAAAGGAGAACGCCTGGGCCAAGAGAAGTGCAGCCAGCACAAGCTCTAACGAGGGTGATGGACGACCTCCAGTCTCTCCTGTCTCCCCAGGTGGTTCAGCTCCTCCCAAACTCAG CTCCCCGAGTTCTGCGGATGAAATAGAATCTGGAAAAG ATGAGAACAAGGCTGACGGTGTGCGCCGGGACCGGGGGCCCCCGCGGGCACGAGGGGGTCCTGCAGGGCCTGGAGCAGGGCGGGGCCGAGGAGAGGGGCCCAACAGAGACCGAAGAAAGGAGGCCGACAG AAAGGATAACAGAAGAGACCGAGACTCCAGACCACCCCCAGAGCCAAAGAAATTCGGAGAGCCCCCAACCCCC AAGTTCAGCTCAGCCAGTAAGTACGCCGCTTTGCTAATGGACGGAGACCAAGGAGACGACGCAGAGGACGTAGAATAG